The stretch of DNA ATGATTAATAACGCTGACATTAAGTTCGGAGATGTAACGAATGACAACGGGGAACATGTGGAGTTAACTAGGGGAATGTATGCAAAGCTCATTGAGAATGAAAACCGTGATAAGCGAAGAGAAGCTTATAAGGCATATTATCAGCCATATGTTCAATTAAAAAATTCCATTGCATCCACTCTGGCAGCAGCCATCAAAAACAATGTTACTTTAGCTAAAATACGTCAATATCCATCTGCACTTGAAAAGTCTTTATTTGGTGATAAAGTACCGAAGGATGTATATGAGAACTTAATACAAACAACAAAAAAGAATATTGCACCATTGCATCGATATACACAAATCCGTAAGGAAAAATTAAAGCTAGCTGAAATTCGCCAATATGATATGAGTGTTCCACTTGTAAGTGGAGTGAAGCAAGTAATCTCATATGAGGAAGCTTATGAAACCATGTGTAAGGCATTAGCTCCACTCGGAGAGGAATATATTCAAATTCTTAAGGAGTTTAAGGATGCTAGATATATCGATGTTCGGGAAACGCCTGGCAAACGATCTGGTGCCTACAATTTAGGTGTCTATGGAGTGCATCCCTTTATCCTTTTAAATCATCAGGATGATTTGGATAGTTTATTTACCTTAGTGCATGAATGCGGTCACGGAGTACACAGCAGACTAAGTTCCGAGCATCAGCCACAAATAACGGCAAGGTATAGCATTTTTGTAGCAGAGGTAGCTTCTACAGTTAATGAAGTGCTATTAATTAATTATTTATTAAATAATGAGCAGAATGTTGAGGCTCGCAAACATTTGCTCAATCATTTTATTGACCAATTTAAGGGTACTTTCTTTACACAAGTGATGTTTGCTGAGTTTGAAAAGATAACCCATGAGATGGCAGAAAAAGGGACACCGCTTAATGTTGAGGTATTTAATCAAACATACGAAAGCTTGTTTAGAGAATACAA from Bacillus sp. SLBN-46 encodes:
- the pepF gene encoding oligoendopeptidase F; the encoded protein is MQTYTCRNEVPVYEKWNLADIYTNVSNWEEEYQLVEQLAVQLKNYDGNIHDGPSLHKYLHQKEVLSFHFNKLYAYAMLSVDENTRDTNAQSLLERAKQLSVKVSSSTSFFMPYLLSLDETTLKGYLEEEEKLEYFAEDLWESFRYKKHVLSKEKEELLSQLGDALSVPSHTFGMINNADIKFGDVTNDNGEHVELTRGMYAKLIENENRDKRREAYKAYYQPYVQLKNSIASTLAAAIKNNVTLAKIRQYPSALEKSLFGDKVPKDVYENLIQTTKKNIAPLHRYTQIRKEKLKLAEIRQYDMSVPLVSGVKQVISYEEAYETMCKALAPLGEEYIQILKEFKDARYIDVRETPGKRSGAYNLGVYGVHPFILLNHQDDLDSLFTLVHECGHGVHSRLSSEHQPQITARYSIFVAEVASTVNEVLLINYLLNNEQNVEARKHLLNHFIDQFKGTFFTQVMFAEFEKITHEMAEKGTPLNVEVFNQTYESLFREYNGNELVFDEEVKYGWSRIPHFYRPFYVYKYATGFASAIHLATRILEGDQDTLQSYLEFLKSGSSDYPLELLKKTGVDLTSPYPIENSLKKFEELVEEFSKL